The following proteins are encoded in a genomic region of Dyadobacter sp. UC 10:
- a CDS encoding hemolysin family protein, giving the protein MAIQVLITLVLVLLNGFFVAAEFAIVKIRASQLEQKAQEGNKVAILSKQIVSNLDGYLAATQFGITLASLGLGWIGEPVVSKILISAMELVGISLDPELAHQIALPAAFAIITVLHIVFGELAPKSIAIQRPEATTLVLSYPLHIFFLIFRPIVWVLNGIANFILKAVGITPSHGSEVHSSDELRYLVQQQKESGMIEAADYDLIKNAFDFSERLARQVMIPRPQVVGVDMNDFNEAKLEKIIEEGYSRIPVYEDTLDQIVGVLHLKDLLLKMRQGKDIVLQELIRPISTVHGSKPIGALLRDFQVNRQQMAAIVDEYGGVDGIITMEDILEELVGEIQDEYDNETPVFKNEGDNSFTAQGSISIQDLNDCLPHDLSKKSEYETLAGYLIWKFGRIPSVGEKIKTRHYEFAVLKKQRSMISQVKITLLDNQNLF; this is encoded by the coding sequence ATGGCTATCCAGGTTTTAATCACATTAGTACTCGTTCTGTTGAATGGTTTCTTCGTAGCTGCTGAGTTTGCTATTGTCAAAATCAGGGCATCGCAGTTGGAACAAAAGGCGCAGGAGGGAAATAAAGTGGCCATTTTATCGAAACAAATCGTTTCAAATCTTGACGGTTATCTGGCTGCTACCCAGTTTGGGATTACGCTGGCAAGTCTGGGGTTGGGATGGATCGGAGAGCCGGTTGTTTCTAAAATCCTGATCAGTGCGATGGAACTGGTGGGTATTTCCCTCGATCCGGAACTTGCGCACCAGATTGCCCTGCCAGCTGCATTTGCCATCATTACAGTACTGCATATTGTTTTTGGAGAGCTGGCGCCCAAATCTATTGCGATTCAGCGACCCGAAGCGACGACATTGGTGCTGTCTTATCCTCTGCACATTTTCTTTCTTATCTTCAGGCCGATTGTCTGGGTACTGAATGGAATAGCCAATTTCATTTTAAAAGCAGTAGGTATTACGCCTTCGCACGGCAGTGAAGTCCACAGCAGCGACGAGCTGAGGTACCTGGTGCAGCAGCAAAAAGAGAGCGGCATGATAGAAGCCGCTGATTATGACCTAATAAAAAATGCTTTCGATTTTTCGGAGCGCCTGGCCAGGCAAGTCATGATCCCCAGGCCGCAAGTTGTGGGCGTGGATATGAACGATTTTAATGAGGCTAAACTGGAAAAGATTATCGAGGAAGGATATTCGAGGATTCCGGTTTATGAAGATACATTGGACCAGATTGTCGGGGTATTGCATTTGAAGGACCTGTTGTTGAAAATGCGCCAGGGAAAGGATATTGTCTTACAGGAACTGATCAGGCCCATTTCTACGGTTCACGGATCAAAGCCAATCGGTGCATTGCTGCGTGACTTTCAGGTGAACCGTCAGCAAATGGCGGCCATCGTGGATGAATATGGGGGAGTCGATGGCATTATTACAATGGAGGATATTCTGGAAGAACTGGTCGGCGAGATTCAGGATGAATATGATAACGAGACCCCTGTGTTCAAAAATGAGGGAGATAACAGTTTCACCGCCCAGGGATCTATCTCGATTCAGGATTTGAACGATTGTCTGCCGCACGACCTAAGCAAGAAAAGTGAATATGAAACGCTGGCCGGATATCTGATCTGGAAGTTCGGACGCATTCCATCCGTCGGAGAGAAGATCAAGACCAGGCATTATGAGTTTGCTGTGCTGAAAAAGCAGCGTAGTATGATCAGTCAGGTGAAAATTACGTTATTGGATAACCAGAATTTATTTTAA
- a CDS encoding SDR family NAD(P)-dependent oxidoreductase — MQKQIILSGATGNLGGEVVKKLVGLGYGLHINLRARSVAKDFEQESISTYPADLSDADQAAKFVEHAISKADRIDAGVFLAGGFAPGKLAQTKPEDIEKMIMMNFFTAFNLVKPLKEHFQANGGGQFLFIGARPALVPSQGAASFAYTLSKSLLFQMAEMINSEGKSGNITASVIVPSIIDTPDNRDAMPDADFSKWIATGDMAEGIAFVLSETGSKLKETVLKLYNKA; from the coding sequence ATGCAAAAACAGATCATTTTAAGCGGTGCCACCGGCAATCTGGGAGGAGAAGTCGTAAAAAAACTGGTTGGGCTTGGTTATGGTTTACATATTAATTTGAGGGCTCGTAGTGTAGCAAAGGATTTTGAACAGGAATCAATATCAACTTATCCCGCTGATTTATCCGATGCAGACCAGGCGGCTAAATTTGTCGAACATGCGATCAGCAAAGCGGACAGGATCGATGCGGGTGTTTTCCTGGCCGGTGGTTTCGCACCCGGGAAACTTGCCCAAACCAAACCGGAGGATATAGAGAAGATGATCATGATGAACTTCTTCACGGCATTTAATCTGGTAAAACCGCTAAAAGAACATTTCCAGGCGAATGGAGGAGGCCAGTTCCTATTTATCGGCGCACGCCCCGCATTGGTCCCTTCGCAGGGAGCAGCAAGTTTCGCATATACTTTATCAAAGTCCCTGTTGTTTCAGATGGCCGAGATGATCAACTCCGAAGGCAAATCCGGCAACATCACGGCTTCTGTAATCGTACCCAGCATTATTGACACGCCTGATAACCGGGATGCAATGCCGGACGCCGATTTCAGCAAGTGGATAGCAACTGGCGATATGGCCGAAGGTATCGCTTTTGTACTTAGCGAAACGGGCAGTAAATTGAAAGAAACTGTTTTGAAACTCTACAATAAGGCCTGA
- the galU gene encoding UTP--glucose-1-phosphate uridylyltransferase GalU codes for MIRKAVIPAAGLGTRFLPATKSMPKEMLPIIDIPTIQYVVQEAVDSGIEDILIISGKGKRAIEDHFDRNVELESRLEEKEDLLWFNEMRRLADMANVHFVRQKEANGLGDAIYYARHHVGNEPFAVLLGDTIMDSVIPVTQQLMDTYEQYGGSVIAVEEVPANKVNRYGIVGGKTLSDFIMELSTLVEKPAIEAAPSNLAIAGRYILTPEIFNTIEQTPKGKNNEIQLTDSLLLLLKRENIYAHHIEGKRHDIGDKLDYLKTTVEFALKRKEFAEPFRKFLIDILEK; via the coding sequence ATGATTCGTAAAGCCGTTATACCTGCTGCCGGACTTGGAACCCGGTTTTTACCAGCTACCAAATCGATGCCGAAGGAAATGCTTCCTATTATCGACATTCCTACTATTCAATATGTAGTGCAGGAAGCTGTTGACTCGGGAATTGAAGACATTCTGATCATTTCAGGCAAAGGAAAAAGAGCGATAGAAGATCACTTCGACCGGAATGTGGAGCTTGAAAGTCGCCTGGAAGAGAAGGAAGACCTGCTCTGGTTCAATGAAATGCGCCGTCTGGCTGATATGGCCAACGTTCATTTTGTTCGACAAAAAGAAGCCAACGGACTTGGAGACGCCATTTACTACGCCAGACATCACGTTGGTAATGAACCATTTGCAGTATTATTGGGAGACACAATCATGGACTCCGTAATCCCCGTTACACAGCAATTAATGGACACTTACGAGCAATATGGCGGATCGGTGATCGCAGTGGAGGAAGTCCCAGCCAATAAGGTAAACAGATATGGTATCGTGGGCGGAAAAACGTTGAGCGATTTCATCATGGAGCTTTCAACGCTCGTTGAAAAGCCAGCGATTGAAGCCGCACCATCCAACCTTGCAATAGCTGGCAGGTATATCCTGACTCCGGAAATTTTCAATACCATTGAACAAACGCCAAAAGGAAAAAATAACGAGATCCAGCTGACAGACTCGCTGCTACTGCTTTTGAAACGCGAAAATATCTATGCCCACCATATTGAAGGCAAGAGGCACGATATAGGCGACAAGCTCGACTACCTGAAAACGACAGTGGAATTTGCATTAAAAAGGAAAGAATTCGCTGAGCCCTTTCGAAAATTCCTGATCGATATTTTAGAAAAATAG
- a CDS encoding mevalonate kinase family protein, translated as MIIETRAYARAGLLGNPSDGFFGKTISISVRNFGASISLYESPELNIEAQPQDLSTFRSIFHLRDTVSMLGYNGGIPLIKAGIKKFGDYCEEQGIRLPNKNFTVRYRSSIPRQVGMSGSSAIVVALFRALMQFYKVEIPLEILPQLVMVTETEELGITAGLQDRVIQCYEGCVYMDFDKNMIEEKGHGLYERLNPELLPKLYVAYNTNLSKVSGKVHSDVRTRYDRGEAQVIDVLGQIAQKAEDGKKALVEGRADDLHQLMNENFDLRCQIYNVPESNKKLINAARACGASAKFAGSGGTIIGIYRDDDMLNQLFVQLKKFNARVIKPFVV; from the coding sequence TTGATCATTGAGACACGCGCTTATGCCCGCGCAGGGTTACTAGGCAATCCATCTGACGGTTTTTTTGGAAAAACAATATCCATTTCGGTCAGAAATTTTGGTGCATCCATTTCGCTTTATGAATCTCCCGAACTGAACATTGAGGCTCAGCCGCAGGATTTAAGCACATTCCGAAGCATATTCCATTTGCGGGATACGGTCAGTATGTTGGGCTACAATGGTGGAATTCCATTGATCAAAGCCGGAATCAAGAAGTTCGGAGATTATTGCGAAGAACAAGGCATCCGCCTGCCGAACAAAAACTTTACTGTACGTTACCGCTCCTCCATTCCCCGGCAGGTTGGAATGTCCGGGTCCAGTGCAATTGTAGTAGCGCTTTTCCGGGCATTGATGCAATTTTATAAGGTTGAAATTCCTTTGGAGATCCTTCCGCAGCTGGTAATGGTTACCGAAACCGAAGAATTGGGCATCACTGCCGGGTTGCAGGATCGCGTTATTCAATGCTATGAGGGCTGTGTTTATATGGATTTTGATAAAAACATGATCGAAGAAAAAGGTCATGGACTTTATGAACGACTTAATCCTGAATTGCTGCCAAAACTTTATGTAGCCTATAATACCAATCTCAGCAAAGTATCAGGCAAGGTCCACAGCGATGTGCGAACGCGTTACGACCGTGGCGAAGCCCAGGTAATCGACGTACTTGGCCAGATTGCACAAAAGGCTGAGGACGGAAAAAAAGCTCTGGTGGAGGGCCGCGCCGACGATTTGCATCAGTTGATGAATGAAAATTTCGACCTGCGCTGCCAGATATATAACGTACCCGAGTCAAATAAAAAACTGATCAACGCAGCCAGGGCTTGCGGCGCATCGGCCAAATTCGCCGGGTCAGGCGGGACCATTATCGGAATTTACCGAGACGACGATATGCTGAACCAGCTTTTTGTACAATTGAAAAAGTTTAATGCCAGGGTTATTAAGCCGTTTGTGGTTTGA
- a CDS encoding peptidylprolyl isomerase, producing the protein MTKAEMITDKGTMLIEFYDEDAPGTVKNFVDLSKKGFYDGLIFHRVIPDFMVQGGDPTGTGRGGPGYKIKCELTGGNQYHDRGVLSMAHAGRDTGGSQFFICHSRNNTAHLDRNHTCFGKVVEGVDTVDLIRQGDKIQKITIIEEQEA; encoded by the coding sequence ATGACAAAAGCGGAAATGATCACTGATAAGGGCACTATGCTCATCGAATTTTACGATGAAGACGCGCCGGGGACAGTGAAAAACTTTGTTGACCTTTCTAAAAAAGGTTTTTATGACGGATTGATTTTTCACCGCGTAATTCCTGACTTTATGGTGCAGGGTGGTGATCCTACCGGAACAGGACGCGGAGGCCCCGGATACAAAATCAAATGTGAGCTGACAGGTGGCAACCAATACCACGACCGCGGCGTACTTTCGATGGCGCACGCAGGACGTGATACAGGTGGGTCCCAATTCTTTATCTGCCACAGCCGAAATAACACGGCGCACCTTGACAGGAACCACACTTGTTTTGGAAAAGTAGTAGAAGGTGTTGATACCGTTGATCTGATCCGTCAGGGAGATAAAATTCAAAAGATCACAATTATTGAAGAGCAGGAAGCCTGA
- a CDS encoding lytic transglycosylase domain-containing protein → MAFSIAIMGNEPVSEVELEKKELKETTIIDSDLLAIDFCGEAVPLSELRIAERYQNMIRNYDNPSFRKLMTKTQKRMRIIEPILKKYGVPADFQYLPLIESAMSNQVTSHKGAGGYWQFMPSTAKYLGLVVNETRDDRKHLVKSTHAAGKYLRELYRQLGSWTLVAAAYNAGPTHIQNRMDSQNKDDFFKLRLNSETAKYIYKILAVKEWFSNPERSREWGSGEVLTRLTDFKSEQKKAELDLAKVAADS, encoded by the coding sequence ATGGCCTTCTCAATCGCAATAATGGGCAATGAACCTGTGAGCGAGGTGGAGCTTGAAAAGAAGGAGCTGAAAGAAACAACAATCATTGATTCAGATCTTCTTGCTATTGACTTTTGTGGCGAAGCCGTTCCACTATCAGAGCTTCGAATCGCTGAGCGATACCAGAACATGATCAGAAATTACGATAATCCATCCTTTCGTAAGCTGATGACGAAGACCCAAAAAAGAATGCGCATTATCGAGCCTATTCTTAAAAAGTACGGAGTACCAGCCGATTTTCAATACCTGCCGCTCATCGAGAGCGCAATGAGTAACCAGGTTACTTCACACAAAGGCGCAGGAGGCTACTGGCAGTTCATGCCATCCACAGCAAAATATCTTGGACTGGTAGTAAATGAAACCAGGGACGACCGCAAGCATCTTGTAAAATCAACGCATGCAGCGGGCAAATACCTTCGCGAATTATATCGCCAGCTGGGCTCCTGGACATTAGTAGCAGCTGCTTACAATGCTGGCCCCACGCACATTCAAAACAGGATGGATTCCCAAAACAAGGACGATTTTTTCAAATTGCGCCTGAATTCTGAAACCGCTAAGTATATATACAAGATTCTGGCTGTAAAGGAATGGTTCTCCAATCCTGAAAGAAGCCGCGAATGGGGAAGTGGAGAGGTTTTGACACGCTTAACTGATTTCAAATCAGAGCAAAAGAAGGCAGAACTTGATTTGGCTAAGGTTGCAGCCGATTCATAA
- a CDS encoding molybdopterin molybdotransferase MoeA: MVTVNEAKQLIVAHAAVLPPETRKLADTVGYVLAENINAPLSLPSFRQSSMDGYAILHSDISAAGTGLQLKGESKAGQTELENLTPGFAMRIFTGAPVPDGATAVIMQEHTRVAGGQVFIDEFPVPEGKNVRRIGQQIMAGTTALTAGTYLSPGGIAFLQGLGITDVQVCRKPKIGLLITGDELLKPGEPMVAGRVFESNSGMIAAALKQEGLREIEIRYAGDDLDTTITELQKLVEKNDIVLASGGISVGDYDFVGEAMNAVGAETVFYKVRQKPGKPLLFAKKDEKLFFALPGNPASSLVCYYEYVLPAIRKMTGRTDLFLKALQLPVKYGYSFDGERDEFLKASIADDSVIPLDGQESFSIRSFALADAIIYLPVSQNKVAAGDLVEVHLLPF; encoded by the coding sequence ATGGTTACAGTCAACGAGGCGAAGCAATTAATTGTTGCCCATGCGGCGGTCTTGCCGCCGGAAACCAGGAAACTGGCTGATACTGTGGGTTATGTACTAGCTGAAAACATAAATGCGCCACTGTCCCTCCCTTCATTCAGGCAATCTTCGATGGACGGTTACGCGATCCTGCATTCGGATATCAGCGCTGCTGGTACCGGCTTGCAATTGAAAGGCGAGTCAAAGGCGGGACAAACGGAGCTGGAAAATCTTACTCCCGGTTTTGCAATGCGGATCTTTACCGGCGCACCCGTTCCCGATGGCGCAACTGCGGTAATAATGCAGGAGCACACGCGTGTTGCGGGCGGGCAGGTTTTTATCGATGAATTTCCGGTTCCTGAGGGCAAGAACGTGCGAAGGATCGGTCAGCAAATTATGGCGGGGACTACCGCTTTGACAGCCGGAACTTACCTTTCACCCGGCGGTATCGCTTTTTTGCAGGGGCTGGGAATTACTGATGTTCAGGTGTGCAGAAAGCCGAAAATCGGCTTATTGATTACGGGAGACGAACTTTTGAAGCCCGGTGAGCCGATGGTCGCTGGCAGGGTATTCGAATCAAATTCCGGCATGATAGCCGCGGCATTGAAACAAGAGGGGCTGAGGGAAATCGAAATCCGCTACGCCGGCGACGATCTTGATACGACCATCACCGAGTTGCAAAAACTTGTGGAAAAAAACGACATAGTGCTGGCGTCGGGTGGAATTTCAGTAGGAGATTACGATTTCGTAGGAGAGGCGATGAATGCGGTCGGGGCAGAGACCGTTTTTTACAAGGTAAGACAGAAACCAGGCAAGCCTTTGCTATTTGCTAAAAAGGATGAAAAGTTATTTTTCGCCTTGCCAGGGAATCCTGCATCCTCTCTGGTGTGTTACTATGAATATGTATTGCCAGCGATCAGGAAAATGACGGGCAGGACGGATTTGTTTTTGAAAGCATTGCAGTTGCCGGTCAAATATGGTTATTCATTTGACGGTGAGCGCGACGAATTTTTAAAGGCGTCGATAGCGGACGATTCTGTAATTCCGCTCGACGGACAGGAATCGTTTTCAATCCGCTCTTTTGCGCTGGCGGATGCAATTATTTATCTCCCTGTCAGCCAGAACAAGGTGGCGGCGGGAGATTTGGTAGAAGTGCATTTGCTGCCATTTTAA
- a CDS encoding MoaD/ThiS family protein, with translation MNRKNMGLHVQYFGMLAEVTGQAEENWLETGKLTVGDFRKQVTEKYPELLGKKFKIAVNRRISEDLAPIDPQSEIALLPPFAGG, from the coding sequence TTGAACCGAAAAAATATGGGTTTGCACGTGCAGTATTTTGGAATGTTGGCAGAGGTGACGGGGCAGGCAGAGGAAAACTGGCTCGAAACCGGTAAGCTTACGGTAGGTGATTTTCGTAAACAGGTTACCGAAAAATATCCCGAGCTTCTTGGGAAGAAATTTAAAATCGCAGTAAACCGGCGGATATCCGAAGATCTCGCGCCTATTGACCCACAATCTGAGATAGCACTTCTTCCACCATTTGCGGGAGGATAA
- a CDS encoding molybdenum cofactor biosynthesis protein MoaE, which translates to MEKNHKPRKVFVEGPISPDFIAKSIASHQSKTNIGAHAIFLGQIRADEKEGGTVSGIEYTAYEDMANDVFYDIREAAFAKFELTCLHIYHSLGLVPTGEISLFVFVSSPHRRAAFEASEFIVEEIKNKAPIFGKELIGEAGDFRWKENR; encoded by the coding sequence ATGGAAAAGAATCACAAGCCAAGAAAAGTATTTGTAGAAGGCCCGATCAGCCCGGATTTTATAGCGAAGTCTATTGCCAGTCACCAGTCCAAGACGAACATTGGCGCGCACGCGATCTTTTTAGGACAGATCAGGGCAGATGAAAAGGAGGGAGGCACAGTTTCCGGAATAGAGTACACTGCCTATGAGGATATGGCGAACGATGTTTTCTACGATATCCGCGAAGCCGCATTTGCGAAGTTTGAACTTACCTGCTTGCATATTTACCACAGCCTAGGCCTCGTACCGACGGGAGAAATCAGCCTGTTCGTGTTCGTCTCGTCCCCCCACCGCCGCGCCGCATTCGAGGCTTCGGAGTTTATAGTTGAAGAAATTAAAAACAAAGCCCCGATTTTCGGGAAAGAGCTGATTGGAGAAGCCGGTGATTTTCGGTGGAAGGAGAATAGGTAG
- the moaCB gene encoding bifunctional molybdenum cofactor biosynthesis protein MoaC/MoaB, whose protein sequence is MVDITHKSNTLRVAKAQAVVQVSKGETIAAIKNRTVPKGDVFEMAKAAGFLAVKKTPDLLPDCHPIPIEYTAVNYRIEGLEIVIELIVKTIYKTGVEVEAMHGASVVALTMYDMLKPIDKGVEIKNIRLLEKKGGKSDRKAAPGDLKIAVLVCSDTISNGNGEDKSGKKIIEKLEAFNLSVADYVVVPDDKITIQQQILQWTNTGYKMILITGGTGLSRRDVTPEAVSELIDREIPGIAEAARSYGQDRIPTAMLSRSVAGFSGDSLVLTMPGSTGGVTEYIDALFPHILHVFSVLEGEKH, encoded by the coding sequence ATGGTCGATATTACGCATAAGTCGAATACACTTCGGGTTGCTAAGGCGCAGGCGGTTGTGCAGGTGAGTAAGGGTGAGACAATTGCCGCGATTAAGAACCGGACTGTTCCGAAGGGTGATGTATTTGAAATGGCCAAAGCTGCCGGATTTCTGGCAGTAAAAAAAACGCCGGACCTGTTGCCCGATTGTCACCCGATCCCGATTGAATATACTGCCGTCAATTATCGCATTGAAGGTTTGGAAATTGTGATCGAACTGATCGTCAAGACAATATACAAAACGGGTGTAGAGGTGGAGGCAATGCACGGCGCGTCGGTAGTAGCATTGACGATGTACGATATGCTCAAACCGATCGACAAAGGTGTTGAGATTAAGAACATCCGGCTACTTGAAAAGAAGGGTGGAAAAAGTGACCGGAAAGCCGCTCCTGGTGATCTGAAAATTGCAGTACTGGTTTGCTCAGATACGATTTCAAATGGAAATGGGGAAGACAAGTCCGGGAAAAAGATCATTGAGAAACTGGAAGCGTTCAATCTTTCAGTCGCAGATTATGTAGTAGTACCCGACGATAAAATAACAATCCAGCAGCAGATATTGCAATGGACGAACACGGGTTATAAAATGATACTCATCACGGGAGGAACCGGTTTGTCGCGCCGGGATGTTACACCGGAAGCTGTATCGGAGCTGATCGACCGCGAAATACCTGGCATTGCCGAGGCCGCGCGGAGCTACGGACAGGACCGGATACCGACAGCCATGCTTTCCAGATCAGTGGCCGGATTCTCAGGTGACTCACTGGTTTTGACAATGCCGGGAAGCACCGGAGGGGTTACGGAATATATTGACGCGTTGTTTCCGCATATTTTACACGTATTTTCCGTACTAGAGGGCGAAAAGCACTGA
- the moaA gene encoding GTP 3',8-cyclase MoaA, translating to MSQPIIDTFGRKHTYLRISLTDKCNLRCTYCMPQEDMQFMPSKWLMQADEIRTLAEIFVGMGVEKIRLTGGEPLIRKDAQQIIATLGQLPASLTLTTNAVFINQFIPVLKDSGVKSLNVSLDTLREDRFKAITKREHFAQTLGHIRLLLAEGFVVKINMVVMRGINDDEVNDFVRLTLDEPNLHVRFIEFMPFKGNQWDMSKIVSHADLLTQISSEFDFDAIQPETNDTARRYHVNGAGGTFGVISTVTQPFCEGCNRIRLTADGKLKNCLFDTTEADLLTPLRQGKDVRELIHQHFYKKHFAHGGHAGFTEQQAKSEYETNREMIAIGG from the coding sequence ATGTCACAACCTATTATAGATACATTCGGGCGCAAGCACACTTATCTGCGGATCTCGCTGACGGATAAGTGCAACCTGAGATGTACCTATTGCATGCCGCAGGAAGATATGCAGTTTATGCCTTCCAAGTGGCTGATGCAGGCAGATGAAATCCGTACACTTGCGGAGATTTTTGTCGGAATGGGCGTAGAGAAAATCCGGCTGACGGGTGGTGAGCCGCTGATCCGGAAAGACGCACAGCAGATTATTGCCACTCTTGGCCAGCTGCCTGCCTCGCTTACACTTACAACAAATGCCGTATTTATCAATCAGTTTATTCCCGTTTTAAAAGATTCCGGGGTTAAGTCGCTGAATGTGAGTCTGGATACGTTGCGGGAAGATCGATTTAAAGCGATTACAAAGCGAGAACATTTTGCGCAGACACTCGGTCACATCAGGTTGCTTTTGGCGGAAGGTTTTGTGGTAAAGATCAATATGGTTGTGATGCGGGGCATCAATGATGATGAGGTGAATGATTTTGTGAGATTAACCCTTGACGAACCGAACCTGCACGTTCGCTTTATTGAGTTTATGCCTTTTAAAGGGAATCAATGGGATATGTCCAAAATCGTGTCGCACGCCGATCTGCTAACACAAATCAGTAGCGAGTTTGATTTTGATGCAATCCAACCTGAAACAAATGACACTGCCCGCCGCTACCACGTGAACGGCGCGGGTGGGACATTCGGCGTTATCAGTACCGTCACCCAACCATTTTGCGAGGGCTGCAACCGCATTCGCCTTACTGCAGATGGTAAGCTGAAAAATTGCCTTTTCGATACTACAGAGGCTGACCTACTCACGCCGCTCAGGCAGGGTAAGGACGTTCGGGAGCTGATTCACCAGCATTTCTACAAAAAACATTTCGCGCACGGTGGCCACGCGGGCTTTACCGAGCAGCAGGCCAAGTCTGAATATGAGACCAACCGTGAAATGATCGCGATCGGCGGTTAA
- a CDS encoding T9SS type A sorting domain-containing protein translates to MKNVMKTIAALTFSICLLNQNAFAIDPVEAKTECKNNTCEKFRIGMYRVKNTETMNLLLEKEKGERLSIKIMDFKGKVLHEELVSRWVTKFGKKLNFAAMQDGTYTVEVSNDHEKVVKNIFLSTDEVREVSRLMMSAN, encoded by the coding sequence ATGAAAAACGTGATGAAAACAATCGCCGCGCTGACATTCAGTATTTGCCTGCTCAATCAAAACGCATTCGCCATAGACCCGGTCGAGGCCAAAACGGAATGCAAGAATAACACTTGCGAAAAATTCAGAATAGGCATGTACCGCGTTAAAAATACGGAAACGATGAACCTGCTTCTTGAAAAGGAAAAAGGGGAACGTTTGTCCATTAAAATAATGGATTTCAAAGGCAAAGTATTGCACGAAGAACTGGTGAGCCGATGGGTGACGAAATTTGGGAAAAAGCTCAACTTCGCGGCAATGCAGGACGGAACATACACCGTCGAAGTTTCAAACGATCATGAAAAGGTGGTCAAGAACATATTTCTGTCGACCGACGAAGTCAGGGAAGTAAGTAGATTGATGATGAGTGCAAATTAA
- a CDS encoding glycosyltransferase family 87 protein, whose protein sequence is MTALNRFLSNQKYLLFLFVAIAIFASLQSYFSPLKTFVEGGRLYTAYNNYIIFKQSFFHFLEGKDLYIEYLDEQGDLFKYSPTFALVFGVFALLPDVLGLSLWNILNAAVLLYSVYYLPKIDIRTKGLILVFVAVELLTAVQNEQSNALIAGLLLFSFGALERRRYWLASFCLVSTIYIKLFGIVGLALYLLYPDKLKLTYTTAFWVVAFTVFPLVAVDLEQFVFLYKSWGNLLSNDHSISDGISVIGWLRTWFGLEMNKTYASVAGAILFCIPLLRIKAYSNFTFRILILASVLIWVVIFNHRAESPTFIIAVTGVALWYYAQAPSKGNYALLILTLIFTILSPTDLFPRFIRNEWMKPYVVKAVPCILVWGKLIYDLILGQLQPRKFEETGRLE, encoded by the coding sequence ATGACCGCATTGAACCGCTTTTTATCCAATCAGAAATACCTGCTGTTTTTATTTGTAGCAATCGCCATTTTCGCGAGCCTGCAATCCTACTTTTCGCCGTTGAAAACCTTTGTGGAAGGCGGCAGACTGTACACAGCTTATAATAACTATATCATTTTCAAACAGTCGTTTTTCCATTTTCTGGAAGGAAAGGACTTGTATATCGAATACCTCGACGAACAGGGGGACCTTTTTAAATACAGTCCCACATTCGCGCTTGTCTTTGGGGTCTTTGCGCTCCTGCCCGACGTGCTCGGGCTTTCACTCTGGAATATCCTCAATGCAGCAGTTTTGCTTTACTCGGTATATTACCTTCCAAAAATTGACATTCGGACCAAAGGACTGATCCTGGTTTTCGTGGCGGTCGAGCTGCTTACAGCTGTACAAAACGAGCAAAGCAACGCGTTGATCGCCGGCCTGCTGTTATTCAGTTTCGGCGCGTTGGAACGAAGGCGTTACTGGCTGGCTTCCTTTTGTCTGGTCTCGACGATCTATATAAAGCTGTTTGGGATAGTTGGGCTGGCGTTATATTTATTGTATCCTGATAAACTGAAACTGACATACACCACAGCCTTCTGGGTCGTTGCTTTTACAGTTTTTCCTTTGGTAGCCGTTGATTTGGAACAGTTTGTGTTTTTATACAAAAGCTGGGGGAATTTGCTGTCGAACGATCACTCCATCTCTGACGGAATTTCGGTGATAGGTTGGCTGAGAACGTGGTTTGGTCTTGAAATGAATAAAACTTATGCGAGTGTGGCGGGGGCGATACTGTTCTGCATTCCGCTTTTGAGGATAAAAGCTTACTCAAATTTTACATTCAGGATATTGATACTGGCATCGGTGCTGATCTGGGTTGTGATTTTCAACCACCGGGCCGAATCGCCGACATTTATCATTGCTGTAACCGGTGTAGCACTCTGGTATTATGCGCAGGCCCCATCGAAGGGAAATTACGCTTTACTGATACTTACCCTGATTTTCACGATCCTCTCACCCACTGATCTGTTTCCGAGATTTATACGGAATGAATGGATGAAACCCTATGTAGTGAAAGCAGTGCCATGTATTTTGGTTTGGGGGAAATTAATATACGACCTGATTCTGGGACAGCTGCAACCGCGCAAATTCGAAGAGACCGGGCGACTTGAATGA